A stretch of Henckelia pumila isolate YLH828 chromosome 4, ASM3356847v2, whole genome shotgun sequence DNA encodes these proteins:
- the LOC140862066 gene encoding putative late blight resistance protein homolog R1A-3, with translation MSLPTKLHHFCLQFQLPMAAYAALLALARSLQDILDLEQYIDPLHKPKIISLHEKVDFIVTSLEKYSDKHHGKLDCVGNGIRKAAFEAQDFMDSCYYSLSTTTDDDDDGSSSSEANGDEVNLDRGLTMASERIDFIWEETMKMNNSTDTSQDLPSEYYSYPVDRSSTAQNLVVGFDDDLKAIEERLYEDSAKLRIIPIVGMGGMGKTTLARRAYEDSILSQYFDKCAWITVSQEYQRREILSGLLKSLKNEQSADKSEAELAILAYQNLIGRQYLIVVDDIWSTKAWDDLKMIFPDDGNGSRILLTSRILEVAANAGSSDTLVHQMSFLNEDLSWKLLQERVFRQESCPLHLVEVGKKIAKNCGGLPLTIVVVAGLLLSSADVMKEQVWENISENISSREPTIALQCSKILCFSYDRLPLRLKPCFLYFAAFSEDSEIDVSKLIRLWVADGFLKPKDPFKRLEDVGEHYLEDLVKRNLVLAREKGPDGKLKTVGIHDMLREICITKAEEEGFLHQVSTKINKFRTEFIENPYRRFKIHSIKRCDELNIEDLSVRSILFGESGLSLPKLYVRSRHVCILDAPRVLSDNISHLYSTFVNLRYFAFFLDFRHSSHPELPVSISKHPNLETIIVRAMKSEVVFSVLLEIPYEILKMRKLRHLICHNRFRFSTYPFYIGIVHESGLQTIETVIDFVFTEEITRILVNLKKLKVEYDMENRHWKWDHFNLYNLFDLRNLEDLQISMFLPRLFSMTWNHAFPMGLKKLSLDGVPFPWDNMTIIGSLPNLQVLEMINIELTRPFEWRTEEGEFLQLKYFHSSLNHVRKWETEKDHFPCLESLILDYVIWIDKIPSGLEEIDSLQYIELKNCIQSLVDSAEQIQKNQHENGNDGFRVRVIYE, from the coding sequence ATGAGTCTTCCCACAAAGCTGCACCATTTTTGTCTTCAGTTCCAACTTCCCATGGCTGCGTATGCTGCGCTTCTTGCTCTTGCTCGATCATTGCAAGATATTTTGGATCTTGAACAATATATCGATCCTCTACACAAACCAAAAATCATTTCTCTCCATGAAAAAGTTGATTTTATTGTTACTTCCCTTGAAAAGTATTCAGACAAGCATCATGGAAAGCTTGATTGTGTGGGAAATGGGATCAGAAAAGCTGCATTTGAAGCTCAAGATTTCATGGATTCGTGTTATTATTCACTATCAACTACTactgatgacgatgatgatgggAGTTCTTCTTCAGAGGCTAATGGCGACGAGGTGAACTTGGATCGAGGCTTAACCATGGCGTCTGAAagaattgattttatttgggAAGAGACCATGAAGATGAACAACAGTACTGACACATCACAAGATCTCCCATCCGAATATTATTCATATCCTGTTGACCGTTCATCCACAGCCCAAAACTTGGTTGTGGGATTTGATGATGACTTGAAAGCTATCGAAGAACGGTTATACGAAGATTCTGCTAAGCTTCGAATCATCCCAATTGTTGGGATGGGGGGAATGGGGAAGACGACGCTAGCAAGAAGAGCCTACGAGGATTCAATCCTTTCTCAATACTTTGACAAATGCGCATGGATCACAGTGTCACAAGAATATCAAAGGAGAGAGATTCTTTCAGGGCTTTTGAAGTCTCTCAAGAATGAACAATCTGCAGATAAAAGCGAAGCAGAATTGGCAATACTAGCGTATCAAAATCTCATTGGCAGACAGTATCTCATTGTGGTTGATGATATATGGAGCACCAAAGCTTGGGATGATTTGAAGATGATATTCCCAGATGACGGCAATGGAAGTAGGATCTTGTTGACCAGTAGAATATTGGAGGTGGCTGCTAATGCAGGGTCTTCTGATACTCTGGTTCATCAAATGAGTTTTTTAAATGAAGATCTAAGTTGGAAACTACTTCAAGAAAGGGTTTTTAGACAAGAATCTTGTCCTCTCCATCTTGTGGAAGTCGGCAAGAAGATTGCGAAAAATTGCGGTGGACTTCCACTCACCATCGTGGTAGTTGCAGGACTACTCCTTTCTTCAGCCGACGTGATGAAAGAACAAGTTTGGGAAAATATTTCGGAAAATATAAGTTCTAGAGAGCCCACAATTGCACTTCAATGCTCAAAGATATTGTGTTTTAGTTATGATCGGTTACCTCTTCGACTAAAACCTTGTTTCCTATACTTTGCCGCTTTTTCAGAAGATTCTGAAATAGATGTTTCTAAGCTAATCAGGTTGTGGGTTGCCGATGGATTTCTGAAACCAAAAGATCCGTTCAAACGCTTGGAAGATGTGGGGGAACATTATTTGGAGGATCTTGTGAAGAGAAATTTGGTCTTAGCGAGGGAGAAAGGGCCGGATGGGAAACTGAAAACAGTTGGAATCCATGATATGTTGAGGGAGATTTGCATAACGAAAGCTGAAGAAGAGGGGTTTCTTCATCAGGTGTCAACCAAAATAAACAAGTTCAGAACAGAATTCATAGAGAATCCATATCGCCGCTTCAAAATTCATAGCATCAAGAGATGTGACGAATTGAATATCGAAGATTTGAGCGTACGTTCAATTTTATTTGGTGAGAGCGGATTATCATTGCCAAAACTATATGTACGATCTAGGCACGTCTGTATCTTGGATGCACCCCGTGTACTTTCGGACAATATTTCCCATTTATACTCCACATTCGTCAATTTAAGGTACTTCGCTTTTTTCTTAGACTTCAGACATTCATCACATCCTGAATTGCCAGTCTCAATATCAAAACATCCCAATCTGGAAACAATAATTGTTCGTGCAATGAAGTCCGAAGTAGTATTCAGTGTTTTATTGGAAATACCATATGAAATTTTAAAGATGCGGAAGTTAAGGCATCTCATCTGTCACAACCGTTTTCGTTTTAGTACCTATCCCTTTTACATTGGAATTGTTCATGAAAGTGGTCTACAAACAATTGAGACAGTGATAGATTTCGTATTTACCGAAGAGATCACCAGAATACTGGTGAATCTGAAGAAATTGAAGGTTGAATATGATATGGAGAATCGTCACTGGAAGTGGGATCATTTTAATCTCTACAACCTTTTCGATCTCCGAAACCTGGAGGACTTGCAAATCTCCATGTTCTTGCCTCGTCTTTTCTCAATGACATGGAACCATGCTTTTCCAATGGGTCTAAAGAAGTTATCTCTGGACGGAGTCCCTTTTCCTTGGGACAATATGACCATAATCGGGTCGCTCCCGAATCTTCAAGTGCTCGAGATGATAAATATTGAACTCACCAGACCTTTCGAGTGGAGAACAGAGGAAGGTGAATTTCTTCAACTCAAGTATTTCCATTCTTCCTTAAATCATGTAAGAAAGTGGGAAACGGAAAAAGATCACTTCCCATGCCTCGAAAGCTTGATTCTCGATTATGTCATTTGGATTGATAAGATTCCTAGTGGCTTAGAAGAAATAGATTCACTTCAATACATCGAGTTGAAGAACTGTATACAATCGTTGGTGGACTCGGCCGAGCAAATTCAAAAGAATCAACATGAAAATGGAAACGATGGTTTTCGTGTTCGTGTCATTTACGAGTGA
- the LOC140865059 gene encoding putative late blight resistance protein homolog R1A-10, which produces MASTYAALLAIARSLREILDVEQHIDLLHKEKIVSILEKVDFIVTVLEDYSDKYQETLGRVGHREIRKAAYEAQDLIDSYYCSVSSTDDADGSSSSEANGDEVNLDRDLTMASESIGFILGETMKMKNSDTDQDLRSLSYSYPVDHSSTIQATGKNMVVGFDDDLNSIKERLYQDSAKLQIIPIVGMGGIGKTTLARRAYEDSLFSQYFDKCAWITVSQEYQRRKILSGLFKSLNNEQSDMSEAELAKLVYQNLLGRRYLIVIDDMWSTKAWDDLKMIFPDDGSGSRILLTTRLLDVASYAGSSDNPWVHQMSFINGDQSWELLQERVFGQQSCPPQLVEVGKKIAKNCSGLPLTIVVVAGLLISPENVMREEVWENISDNISSREPTIALQCSKILCFSYDRLPLPLKPCFLYIAAFPKDSKIGVSKLIRLWVAEGFLKPNDGFKCLEDVIL; this is translated from the coding sequence ATGGCTTCTACTTATGCTGCGCTTCTTGCTATTGCTCGATCATTGAGAGAGATTTTGGATGTTGAACAACATATcgatcttcttcacaaagaaaAAATTGTTTCTATTCTTGAAAAAGTTGATTTTATCGTTACCGTCCTTGAAGATTATTCGGATAAGTATCAAGAAACACTTGGTCGTGTGGGACATCGTGAGATCAGAAAAGCCGCATATGAAGCTCAAGATCTAATTGATTCGTATTATTGTTCGGTATCATCTACTGATGATGCTGATGGGAGTTCTTCTTCAGAGGCTAATGGCGACGAGGTGAACTTGGATCGAGACTTGACCATGGCGTCTGAGAGCATTGGTTTTATTTTGGGAGAGACGATGAAGATGAAAAACAGTGACACAGATCAAGATCTCCGATCCCTATCTTATTCTTATCCTGTTGATCATTCATCTACGATCCAAGCAACTGGCAAAAACATGGTTGTGGGATTTGATGATGACTTGAATTCAATCAAAGAAAGGTTATACCAAGATTCTGCTAAGCTTCAAATCATCCCAATTGTCGGGATGGGAGGAATCGGGAAGACGACTCTTGCTAGAAGAGCTTACGAGGATTCACTCTTCTCTCAGTACTTTGACAAATGCGCATGGATCACAGTGTCACAAGAGTATCAAAGGAGAAAGATTCTTTCAGGGCTTTTCAAGTCCCTCAATAATGAACAATCTGATATGAGCGAAGCAGAACTGGCAAAACTGGTGTATCAAAATCTCTTGGGTAGGCGATATCTCATTGTCATTGATGATATGTGGAGTACTAAGGCTTGGGATGATTTGAAGATGATATTCCCAGATGATGGTAGTGGAAGTCGAATCTTGTTAACCACCAGGCTTTTAGATGTGGCCTCTTATGCAGGATCTTCAGATAATCCATGGGTTCACCAAATGAGTTTTATAAATGGAGATCAAAGTTGGGAACTACTTCAAGAAAGAGTTTTTGGACAACAATCTTGTCCTCCCCAACTGGTGGAGGTCGGGAAGAAGATTGCGAAAAATTGCAGCGGACTTCCACTCACCATCGTAGTGGTTGCAGGACTCCTGATTTCTCCAGAAAACGTTATGAGAGAAGAAGTTTGGGAAAATATTTCGGACAATATAAGTTCTAGAGAGCCTACAATTGCGCTTCAATGCTCAAAGATTCTCTGTTTTAGTTATGATCGGTTACCTCTTCCACTAAAACCATGTTTCCTATACATTGCAGCTTTTCCGAAAGATTCTAAAATAGGTGTTTCTAAGCTAATCAGGTTGTGGGTTGCGGAGGGGTTTCTGAAACCAAATGATGGGTTCAAATGCTTGGAAGATGTCATCTTGTGA